From the genome of Sporomusa sphaeroides DSM 2875:
ATAACGCTTGCCACTGCCCCAAATCCGCATATACTAATCTCCTCCTCCAAGCCGTGCGGTTTGATAATATATATATTGACAAGGCAGAGGTAATATAACTAAAATACGGTGCAAATACTGCGTAGTTGTATTGGAGGGATGATGATGCCGCCCAAAATAGGTCTGGCTCTGGGGTCAGGCGGGCTGAGGGGGATTGCTCATATTGGCGTTCTTAAAGTGTTGGAAAAGTATAATATTCCTGTAGATTATATTGCCGGCTGTAGTATTGGCAGTCTGATAGGTGCTTTGTACACGGCCGGGCTTGATCCTGAAACCATGTTTAAGCTGGCCAAAAATCTAAAAAAGCGTCACTGGCTGGATTTTGTTATACCACAGATGGGGATGGTTTCCGGTGAACGGGCGCTGGCAACTATCCGACTCTTAACAAAACAAAAAACCTTTGCCGAGCTAAAAACTCCTTTGGCAGTTGTAGCAACAGAGCTAAATAGCGGGAGGGAAGTTGTTTTTACCGAGGGTGATGTTGCCCAAGCCGTGAGGGCTAGTATTTCTGTGCCGGGTGTCTTTATTCCTTTTACCATCGATGGTAAATTATTTGTCGACGGTGCTGTTATAAATCCTACTCCGATAGACACTGTCCGGAATATGGGGGCCGATGTTGTTATCGCTGTTGACTTGGCTCATGCAGGTACGATAACCAATATCAGCAATATGTTTGACGT
Proteins encoded in this window:
- a CDS encoding patatin-like phospholipase family protein, which translates into the protein MMMPPKIGLALGSGGLRGIAHIGVLKVLEKYNIPVDYIAGCSIGSLIGALYTAGLDPETMFKLAKNLKKRHWLDFVIPQMGMVSGERALATIRLLTKQKTFAELKTPLAVVATELNSGREVVFTEGDVAQAVRASISVPGVFIPFTIDGKLFVDGAVINPTPIDTVRNMGADVVIAVDLAHAGTITNISNMFDVIIQSIDIMERELCKHRQHHCDVLIQPDVGSFSPSSFETMDECALAGEVAAESVIPEIKKILASLQCTEEKSDNPDCLPATQD